In the Nothobranchius furzeri strain GRZ-AD chromosome 1, NfurGRZ-RIMD1, whole genome shotgun sequence genome, AGAGGTTTAGAGAAATAGGAATTTACAGTTTCTTGTGGTTTTTCTGGTAGCTGGGTGTTAACAGTTCCTCGCTCTCCTCCGATTCCTCTGGTGATGAACATTTTCTACAAACACAAAGCAGTCCAACAAGCAGGCATGAGATGGTTTAGCAAGTAAACACACTCATGCTAACCCACAATCATATAATATGCAAGATATGAATGCTTGATATGTACAATTTTACAGTGCTGTGACAAAGTGTCTGACCAAATACATCCCCGTTCATCCCAAAGGGCTTTTTGAATCACATCATTTGCTCAAATAAACCAGCGGGATAAAAAAATCAGATCTGATGACACAAATGCTACTACTAAATTTGGGTTATTTCTAAAtataattattaaataaaaatgaattatGCACCTGTGACGTGAGTTGGGATTTTGGCTGCAAGTCCAGTTTTCAGGCGTGACTTTATAATGATCTGGAGGGACGCTTCGCCACTTCAGACAGTCTTCACACTGTAACCATAAGGAGCCGCTGtgaccaaacaaaaacagagtcAATGATGAATAAAGATATTGAAATAATAACATGTTCTACTGAATTCATGCATATTTTCCTATTTAGTTCCATTAAAATTCTATTTTAGTTGGCTGCTCATTTCTATGATATCAAGAACATGTAGTTTAGTTTTCTCAGATCTAACAAGCTGCTGCATGTCTGTGTTTTGAAGTCTTCTTGGCTTGTCTTCGTCACAAACGAGAAGATTGTAGACCTGTTACTTTCATTTTCTATgtgttttttacagtgtcatattCAGTGTGAGGAGATCAGCCAGAGAATAGCTCTGTGTCAGTGGTGAGGGGTTAGTCAGCTGCTCCATGTTGGGTCCTCCTTACTTATCAACAGTACCGCCGCACAGATCTGTGTGTATTCCATGCGTAGGAACAATTTTACATATTGTATAATATTTATCATCTTGTACTTAAGcatagaaatgttcctaaatatagaAGAACAGTAATAAGTAATTATGTTGgtggaaaaacagctttttagtatAACTGGTGTTAGAACCTATAAGACACCTGTGACAGATGGGAATGGCTGATTTTGTATTTTTGTAGGTCTTGGCACGGCGTACACTCtggagttaaagttaaagtcccatagttgtcacacacagtggtgttgtgtggtgaaaattgtcctccgcatttgacccatccccgtggggagtggtgagctgcagacacggccgtgctcgggaactatttggtggtttcaaGCAGGAAGGCAATACCGAGCGGCTCCTGAGTAGATACACCAGCACTGACGTAAACATTAACATACCATTTCACCAAACCTGTGCCACTTGTTCAAGGGGTGCTAAGACAGAAATAAGACAGAAAGAGATGTCGAGGTCAAAGTAAGACCTCCACTTTCTGCAAAACTGTGAACTGAAATCCCACTTACACTTTGGTGCCTTCTTGCAAATTATCGTCGCCTTTCTCTAGAGCCTGAAACTCTCGCTCTTTGGCTTTTTTCTCCGTAACTTCTCTCCAGTAGTCATTGAGTTTTAAGCCCATAGCGCCAAGGGTGAGCCTTAGGAGCACAAGAAATCCCAACAGTTTACAATAAAATGTATGTTTATGTACAATTTCCAACTGGCCAAAAATGTGATTTTATTGGTCAAGTTTACTAAAAGACTTTTGTGTCACTGGTGTGACAAAGGCACAGCTCAAAAGCATGACAACTTTTTTTAAATTTGTATCGTACCTGTATTCTTTAGTGTACTCAAAGTCTTGCTTGTTGTGAGCAGGTTTGAGAAAGTTGCACTCAACAATGCCAATGATGCCAATCCCTGCTCTTTGACCCGAAGACTGGAAAAGATTAAGGGtgtgacatacatacatacacaagtCTACTTTCAATAAAATATACAAAATGTACATTTCTTCTTACTGTGAGCTGGCAGCCCACCTTCTCATAGGCCTTGATGAGACGGTTCTTGTGGTACATCATGATGCCATAGTGCTCCTTCCTTTTAGGGTTTAGTCCAAAAGTCACTTTCACTTTCTCTTTCTGACAAACACCAGTAAAGGATAACAGCTCTGCACATCAGCAGCTTTCAGAGTCATTGATTACTTTATCAAACACCGAAATGACATGAAACCTTCAAAATAGAAGCTCCTGCTATTTGGcatgcaagtcaccccaaatcaacctatttttgctgatgaactgttaaatgagtgtctgatactGCTATAGATTAATGTAATCATGATTTTACCATATTCATGCATCtaatgtaaaatataaatattcagcCTGAAACAACCAATGTGGTGCCATCTTCAGGTAAACAAtctgcactgcatttaaatttGAATCAACCTTTGCCAATGGCTAAGCAGTGAGTTTTGATGCTAGCTAATATTTCTGATGCAGCTGACTCTCAGCCACGTGTCCGACAATCATGAGCCAATACAAAAGAATACAGCCTAGCCTCACCCCATCCATTAAACCCTCCTCCCTTCCCTCTGCTGATGGAGTTGGAGCAAAATTCTCCAGACTAGGAATCCTGCAGCAGTTTCTCTGTCTGCTTCTTcatttgaggtgtgtgtgtgtgtgtgtgcttgttaacAGCTCGTTTCTCTGACAAAGAAACTCCAGGAGCAAGGTTGGGTGGGGTGTGTGCTGTCAGTCACTCTCTTGGTTCACCAGGCGACGCCTCCTTTTGGagcatttttaaaacaggaagtgtgggtggagtaagtcgtgtgtgtgtgtgtgtgtgtgtgtgtgtgtgtgtgtgtgtgtgtgtgtgtgtgtgtgtgtgtgtgtgtgtgtgtgtgagagagtgggggtgggggggtgacttgctctttaaggacttACAAACAAACAGATTTTCCCTTTTGTTTAATCTGGTCTGTTGGACAGGACTAAACCACAAGTCTACTGTACTGATGTGGCACCTGAGATAACTTCCACATTTCAAAGTCTCAAAAATGTTGCCTTGACAAGTCCTTACAAATATAACTCCTTGACTCATCCCCACAACTACTCACTTCCTACTTCTGGCAGGATATACGTGTAAGGATACACTGAACTGTGGATTGTACACGTCATGTTCAATGTGAGTCAGACTTTTAGATACCAGCTTGGCCAGAACTTTCTTCCCTCTCAGTATGACCTGCGTCTTCGGCCTCAGGTACAAAATACTGATGTAGGCCTGTAAAAACCAAAGAAGCATAGATATGTGAAAAGTgacattttaaattaaaaaaatctactATAAAATGATTTTAAGCCATGTACATCCTTTTTAACCTGATGGAGCCTAGTAAAGACCTGTACTGTTAAACAAATGTGAAATTCAAATAACTAATGATTGTAAAGCGTAACTGGAGCAGTGTTACCATAAAACCACACACGTCTTTAGTGGTGGAAAACGTCTCGGTTTGTAACTGAAAATGGAGTTCAAAtgctgcatccccccccccccccccgagctgtGTGGGACTTACCCAGACTAACCAAAACCACTGCTTCTATTTCAGTTTGGGTCTGCTCTAAACCCCAATATGACACTCTCTACATCTCTTTATTTTAGCTACACATGTAAATGTACTTTATTTAAATCACAAGGACGTTTAATTCTTAAAACAATGAGAATGAACTTTTTGCACAACTGCATCAAAGACATCTTTGCATTGCTCTTGGAGCAATTCCCATTCAATTTGCACAATATAAGGAATAGTGTACTTTACAGTAGCTAAAGATGGATTGAGACATACGTCTGGGATGTAGCCCTAGACAAGCAAGTATGCGTTGCATGGGTGCCTGTGGGTCTGAGTCATTCCGATCATCATAAAGTTGTAGTTTCGTACCCTAAATATGTTACCACGGGAAGTAACTACACAGCGCTGTCGGGGATGGTGCAAATCGGACTCCCAGATCGGACATTGGAGAGGATTATTGTTCAACCATTTTCCAAAGATTTTCAACATGTGACGCAGCTGGAAAGGGAAATGGGCCAAGCTAAAATAGACAAGGCAAGGCAGTAGATGTATTTATGTGGAAGAGCAGGTTTTCAAAGTGTGGAGCCGTTGAAGGGGAGCACAAGTTTTTGTTCCATACATTTTGTCTGTGAGAAGATCCTATTGGGGGGAGCATTAATTGAGAAACACTGGTCTAGAGTAGTTCAGGCTATTTAAGAATACAAAACCAGTATGGTTTTGTATTCTTGGTTTTGTAGTACATGGGAACACCATGCTTTCTAACACTGTATTTGTTTTGGATTCTGCTTGACACAGCCACATCAGGGGAAGGAAAGTCACTATCCTCACTAGAAGCAGAATGGAAATTTCCAGTCTCagtgagaaaaaagtgtacaaacaTGGTCTCGGAGAGCCACTGTCTCGCAAGTTTCAACTCATCTGCATCACATTAAAGTGTAACATTTTGAAGTTTACGTCACCATGAAAACAACTTCACCTTTCTTTGGTTATCTAGATTTCTGCAGACATAAATGATCTTGCAGAATGTTGCGCTTccttgtgcaaaaaaaaaaaaagcaaaagtatTGGGATGAGCACAGCCAGAAGAAAATCACAAAAGCACCTTGCATGCGGAACAAATTAAATCCAAAAAGGTTCAAAATTTTCTaatttaaaggggacaaagaatctaagccaacattttgttgttttttgtgaaGAAAGACAGCTTGGGGGGTCAGAAGTAGCATGCCAAAAAGtgtgtgtgacctactttttatgtaaattagaaagtttaaaaatgccagataaaaacttcttttctgagaaacctctcataaaaacgtcacaatgtggagcccttcctcctccaGTCTGCAGTGTCCagtgtctgaggccttctggtttaaaccaaccaatcagcaagcagctcattagcatattcatgtcctggccaagtgggagggcaaacagctcttttcagagcaaggctgatttaggggtgtagaatggcctgtatcagggctcctgggacagatgaaagcTAAAAGAAAATGTCTTATACTTCTTAGATTCAAAGCAGTGTTTTAgattgctgataaactgcattcTTTGTCACCTTTAAGACATTTACACAGAGAGACTCAGGCCTTCATAGTCACTACTTAAGACTATATATATGTTGAAGCTAATTTTTTTTAATTCCCCAACTGCTGTAATGTCCATCAACACTTTGCTTGTTCCTGTTCAGGGTCACAAGGGGTGGTGCCTATGTCCATTGGACAAGAGGTGGAGGACACTTAAGACAAGTGATCACACTCGGACAGGCAATTcatcacaaacacactcacacctatGGTCAACTTAGAATGGACCATTAACCCAACATAACTGTTGGTTTGTGTGAGAAAATCGGAGATCCTGGAGAAAACATTTGagaggtgtgtgtgaatgaaactccagaatgtttcatctatcttgtaatttccattttgtaatttgtattttgtaatttgaatttcttttattgttgatttattcaatatatttacatacaactgtacaatgttcagcgctttgggcttcctgacagggttgcggaaggcgctttataaataaagctttgattgattgattgattgaaaactgCCACAGACAGGAGGAACATGCAAACTCTGTATTGAAATACAACAGGCCCAACTGTCAACAGAGATTCCAGTCAAATTACATTCTGTATTTTACACAACGTAACATTAAAGCTGCATCACTTATCATGAATTACTGGCACAATATTTGGGTAGAATTTTTGTACATGGTTAAAtgagtttattattttaatagttCATTTTactttctgtgaagcactttgggaaTCTGTTTCTGCAAAAAGTGTTATATAAATAATTATTACTTACAATTGTGTAAAACAGTTGAGCTGGATTGACATTTCACCTCTTTAATCAACAAAACCCCATCACCCATTAACAGAAGTGAACACGTGGCAGAATGGAGCTCTGTGAGGTTTTCTGACAAAACTAAATACCGACCGTAACCAGTACATATCATTAGTCTCACCTAGTGGTGGGTCGAGCAACACTGATGCGTCGGCGCATGTATTTAACTCATAGAGCGAGACCCCGTGTCGGTGCGTGTATTATTTAGGAAGTAGTCACATGGCCGATACAGCTGCTGTTTCACTTGTCAGTGAAGTGCAGAACCATGTTTAAATGGAGGGGCGTCTCCATCTGTCAATGGGATTAGTTTCTGCCAAAAGTATATATTTTGAAGCAAAATGATTCTACTGACACACCATGGAGCCAGAAAGCAAACAGATGGTGGTCCGTGAGGGATcattttgttctttttatttcattttatttccttGTTAGATCCTGTTCCTCTCTGTTTCTCCTTGATCCATCAGAATTTTGTTTCTAAATTATTCTTTTTACATCATTCGTACTATTTTCTGCTGCTTAAATGTCACATTTGTTCAACTGAACTTTCATACATCAATAAAAGAATGTCACCAATGTGAGACATCACAGAGAAATGCATGTGGAAATGTGTCCGTcccacccaagcccccacaatgcggctcaaaaattgaggccatccCGGAAgtgccaaaaattgcagttccaccctcatccgctgggggctggtgttagaagcaagcaaatcctcattgactcccatgttaaaaataccaatttcacagcagaaataaacatgtttacagcctggtaccaaaacatgtttttggtttaaatgatctagtttacactcatgacaactctgaggggggtgaattattttctcactcttctgtttaagtgtattaaaagcctaaaattctgtataattaatgagcatcagacccacgtgaccacagagctagctccgtggaaaggcctcagtagagcctcggtctggcttggaaactgctccgggattttgagtctccgtgtttgtgtattcttttttggatattttttgtgcaattgttggacaaaatgacttgctgtggcattaattgcactaatagagcgtccaaggagtctccacttcatttttatcggtaggtaaaattatatttatgtattttaggtcactgccgagctgagcttagattttaacatgtactgtttaaccatgaaatttaaatgtaatagggtaaaacccagtgcatttaacataatgctgcactttagaaaatgggttgaaatataacatgttggtggagctgggttccgactatcggcttgtggagctctcaggagaccgatgttttccaccttttCTCCCCttcccacagctcggcgcatctctgtctgatcgcggcttctgtctgctgcgcgggctgatggcttgtggagctctgggatggaaacctttccacccagttctccccagcagcagctctgcgcatctcagatcgcagtggcgcttgtctgctgtgcggctgctgtcttgtggaggtctcggagacctctgtgttccacccggttttacccggcggtcagcccggcgtatctctgactcagaagctctggtgttgtgcacagttaactccggttgtagctaggttgctacctccgttagtttagctcccacctccgcgttagctttgggttagcttcaagttagcttgtagctagttcgactgggtgtcgtcagttgatcccagccttacagccccaccctcagctccacctctcttcccttttgtggaattgtctgggcttgacggaacctgtgacacggtcaaaatggcggtggtggccacctcccatttctcctcaaaaacatgttattggagcctatggaaacccattgtccaatatttatatgtcgatggtcccaCCCAATTGTGTATGGCTGCAGACCCGAAGACCGCAGATTCAGGCCGACCGCAGTTGCAGGCCTGAATCGTTTTTGAGACAGCGCCCTCTAAAGAATGAGTGTTTAATTGCAACTGTAGATTCTCGTCTCACTGGCCATCAGAGCGAAGGGAGGCGTGGTGGGAAACAGGTGGGTAggataacgaggggcaggtgagtcaCATCAACACTTAACGAGAGGAGACGAGACACAAGAGGCTGCAGGAGCACATCATGACAAAAATCTAGCACTGGACTCCCATAGGCACTCAAGAACAGTCATTTTAGCTTAGATCATCCTTTTGAATTTATACAATTTGCTTGAAAATGTACTTTTCTAGGTTTACGGATGCAAAAATTCTTACAACTTTTCACAGCATTGCTCTCAGGTTGCGTTTACTACACATAGAGATGAACAACACTCCACTTACTCAGTCACATGCAGGGATACTTTAGGGTTACCAGTTACACTGACATGTATGTTTTTGgtctgtagaaggaaacaagaTAAAACCcaggcatgcatggggagaacatgctaactccatgcagaaatgaTCTTGAGTGATTTTCTCACTGCATGACAACAGTGCTACCAGCTGCACCCCAATGCACCCATGTTTCTTAAAATGGTTTATCTAAAAGATTGATGATGAATTAGCCTAAATGTACTAAGGAGCTCAactgcgtgctctctataattaatgcttctctggtttctggtcaggtccctgcttactttaaaaatgctgtaatccacccactacTTAATACATCCAATCTTTATccttctctccatagcagcttcagacccatctctaaacttccgttcatctccaagatcttggaaaaggttgtggctaaacagctcacagctgctcttgatgaacataacatctatgatagtttccagtaaggttttcgtagagctcgttctactgaaacagctcttcttagggtctctaatgaccttctgacccacagtgatgcgggggactgttctgttttggtcctgctggacctgactgcagcctttgacactgttgaccatcacctgctactagagaggctgagagactgggtaggcctatcaggaactgctctggagtggttctcctcttatctctctgagcgctccgttTCTGTggttgtctccaagtttaggtcctccaccacctcccttacccatggtgtcccacaaggttctgtgctgctcttcctcctctatctgcttcctcttcagcacatcctgagctccttcaaaggaatctcctaccatctttatgcagatgacatccaactgtacatctcttttaagccccatgagatgtctaagctgcagctgttacacacctgcttagactctatcaaaacctggatggctgggagctttcttcagctgatgaAGATAAGACCAAGATAAGATAAGATCCTCATctctgccccagacaagctggttcccaaagtcagagactcttggtccgcttgcttctcacaccaaaccctctgtcaggaatcttggcgtgacctttgacccagctctcaccctggattctcatgtcagttctcttgttggctcttccttcttccatctcaggaacgttgctaagctgagtcccattctgtctcgctctgaacttgagacagttatccacaccttcatctcctcacgcttagactactgtaactctcttttcacgtgtctgagcagaacctccttgaaccgtctacaggtggttcagaatgcctgtgctcggcttctgatcaagtcctccaaacacacccacatcaccccgcttctcctccagcttcattggctgccagtcaacttcagggttcatttcaagatcctggttctggtctatagggccttacatggacaagcaccatcttacattggtgatcttcttagtccctacacccccagcaggtccctgaggtccagtgatcaaagcctactggttgtgcagcaccaggctaaagaccaaaggtgacagatcatttgctgctgtgtctcccagactctggaactctctccccctgagcctgagatcagtggactcggtggtctcctttaaaaagcagctgaaaactcaccagtttgagttttatattttaaattttttgtttttgtgaagcgcctcatggttTTTATATGTGaaagatttcttcttcttcttcttcttcttcttcttcttcttcttcttcttcttcttcttcttcttcttcttcttcttcttctaatgagTTAACTGTTCATGTTTTTCAATTTGTCAGGCAAAATTAAAGATTGCTGATCTAGACTCTTAAATTTGAACAAAACTGGAACATATGAAAAGAGCCCTAACACTCGTGGTGACTTGAGATGAAATGTGTTGTACTGACTTACCCTGAGGCTGTAATACATGtctgggaggttctgctcaggtcTTAGTAACCCACTGTTCCACAAACCCTGTTTCAGCTCCTTAATCTGGATCTCAGGCAAACGAAAGTCAGTCGAATCCAAGTCATAATCGATCTCGGTCTTACCATCTTTGGCTCTGGAAGATTAGGATTAAGATTATTTAGTTAGAAAGGGTTAAATAACCAATTTGGAAACATTGAGACTTTTTTCAAgccttaatttttattttaataaaactaCATTTGATCCACAAAAACCCAAAGCTTTCTGCTTTTCTGCAGTACACTGTACAAAGTGATTAGGATCACACTGGTgagcataggcggagatcccagggaaaacggggggggggggggggggggggggacgtgtccccccctcacacaaagttgtcccccccacaaaagttattgtaaacacataaatgctatcagtaaacctgtattgtcttctaaaaccacaacgtaaaagttagtctgcaaatacaaaacaatgtgtttttaactgttgagaaattatagtgccccccaccccaccccccaccccccaattcctcaagttggtacggtcggtccacacacgctgtttccaacgggcggggttgccggctctgccccgctcacagcttcacagcagcccgcaggctcacaggaagcaggaatcaaaaagccagcggtttccagcagtaagtcaattatcacacgcttgttctacaaacttaaatatgtatgtcaaatgtggtcataaatgtcaaacatagacaccgattatctttagattttgatcaccggtcggagatccctttatgacagaccaccaccaccacagtgaaaacaaaaagttgtcacttcatgttctctggtcactCCAGGATTATTCCagtattattattccattcactaaggtgatcaaaagttcctttttccagACACGTACGCTTCCGCGGTCTGCCCCTGGAATttgcggagcatttatagatcgatgaaaatgtccgcgtttcatcctatttagcagatgaatatggtagaatcaaaacgaactggtccgatgtatggaaaaccacagcgtttaaccgctctcatcccgtcttccccaggctctgcagctgtttacaatatgtcaaagtgcaggtgcaccgtgcagtttagggatgaactggttgcagcaaatgtgtggtggaggcacgttgctcaaagctctcagtgtaaaacacagagccaaagatcccgttggccacacagacccaaaaacactatgaaaactgagaaaagtgagagatcgattaaactgaaagataaatgtttatgttatgtttctGTATTTAGCAGACCAGCTTGGCCAGAACTTGCTATCTTTAGCGGCACGACGCGGCATGGCGTGCCACTCCTGGGATGCGCCTGGAAATTGCTGCATCGCTGCTGGTTGGAAacagtccatagactataatgaatTATTTTTGAAGTAGTGACGttttgctttcagtgtgaaactggaGCGAGAGGATCGAGCCATCACATTTTCACGGTCACCTTCCTCTCTCCCAGAAAGTTCCTGGAACTCCTAAGGTGGAAATGCAACTATTAATTTCTGTTCATTTGCCAGACTCCATGCTCAAACCAACGTGTCTATTTGCCCTTCTGTTTTTTGTGTCGGTCAGAGAATTCTCatcccacacacacactgtgttttAACTACATTCAGATAACTAAAaccaaaagaaaaggaaaactttTAGTTCTTAACAGAAGGTGAAAGAAAATTCCTGACCTGCGGATATTCCATATCAATATCTTGGTGCCTTTTTTGGAAGTGATGGAGTCAAAGTGAGCAAGTATCTGCTCCTGGGAGCTGATGATAGAATGTTGGAAAATGGCTGCTAGGCTGGCCTCTGAGTCCTCAGTCACAACCAGGGATTGTGATGCAGAATTAAGGTCTTAACATAAAGGAAACACACATTCTGGTCATGGTTTATACCTCCAACACAACACTGTTCAGTCAGCGCCTGTTGCTGAATCTGCTTTGCATGTAGGCTGGTCACACTGAGATATGCAAATAATTAGATGTACATGGTCACAATGCTGATGGGTCACATCCCTCCCAACTAAaatacatgaacaaaatcataaaGCAAAGGTTTAGCAActgatttgtttacttttttGCATCTAAAGGATATTGGTTTGCTGGCTGAAGGGCACTATGGGGACAATGACAGCCTGGGCTTTGATGTTTTCTAGGTAGGTCTGAGAAAGCAGTCCCACAGTCTGACAGCCACCATTTTTGGTGAAGATGAGCACATCCCGACCCAGACGCATGGAGCCAGATTTGAAGCCGTTTCCGTACAAGCCAATGGCCTGCTGACTGGCTTTTCCCGTTCCCTTTTCCGTGAAGCCAAAACTAAAAAAGACCAAATAAAGTGAGTGAAAAGGTGAATGTTTCTGGGACTTATAGATAATATTACCACAGTAGAATTAACCGTATCAggtaataaaaaaacatttgcgTATTTCAGCAATGATAGGTATAAAAttagtgtttttttctttctttatgtgTAAACTTCTTGCTCCTCTGTTTGAGACTCACCTGAGCATCTTGTGTAGTTTATTGGGGGTCATGCCGTTGCCGTTGTCAGTAAAAGTCAGACACAGCTGATCGCCTTCGGTCGCTACATCTATCCAGATCTGTTTGGCCAACACGCCAGGGTCTGCTGCATTGTCTAGAGCAAGGTGAAGAGAACGTTTACAAGCTTTTAAAAGTATGACTAAGGCATAGAGAAACGTGTGGGACAGTACCTGCTCTTAATTAGCATTTAGTTCATACTTAAGTATGTGGTGCTAACTCAAGCATCATCAGGAAAGCACCACCCTGATCAGACTGATGAGCTTGTCAGGCTATGTATGTTCAGGGAGAAAAATGTGGATCTGATTACAACCACAGCTACAAACTAGTGTACACTCAAGCTTTAGTGTCATGTTTTGCATCTTCAACAGATCGAACTTCACTTAATAGTTTAGCAAAGCCACACGGTCATGCTGCTGATACTGGAAAAGCAGAGCAGGAAGAAAAAAATTAGCTTTTGTG is a window encoding:
- the zgc:152774 gene encoding MORC family CW-type zinc finger protein 3 produces the protein MARLSEQGIRLSSMSPSFLNSNSTSHTWPFSAVAELIDNAADPGVLAKQIWIDVATEGDQLCLTFTDNGNGMTPNKLHKMLSFGFTEKGTGKASQQAIGLYGNGFKSGSMRLGRDVLIFTKNGGCQTVGLLSQTYLENIKAQAVIVPIVPFSQQTKSLVVTEDSEASLAAIFQHSIISSQEQILAHFDSITSKKGTKILIWNIRRAKDGKTEIDYDLDSTDFRLPEIQIKELKQGLWNSGLLRPEQNLPDMYYSLRAYISILYLRPKTQVILRGKKVLAKLVSKSLTHIEHDVYNPQFSKEKVKVTFGLNPKRKEHYGIMMYHKNRLIKAYEKVGCQLTSSGQRAGIGIIGIVECNFLKPAHNKQDFEYTKEYRLTLGAMGLKLNDYWREVTEKKAKEREFQALEKGDDNLQEGTKVGSLWLQCEDCLKWRSVPPDHYKVTPENWTCSQNPNSRHRKCSSPEESEESEELLTPSYQKNHKKLELFKSRKRDKSLEVCPSEEPTAKQQILSHSPSESPSTHRPEHTSSDTQELKHHETSTHILEEAHRDEHTNDTQAQLDVDTDEREMTKQDEALQLSITPTTHVENYQRLEDKERSSESETRTETRQKEEEEQHADPLSHKRKPESVFNYAMKKRWRQQQSDPENISEDSRPGKQTNTFRKAIRSHLDKSIPLQQSSTSSTWTYSPLATQTVMVSPLSRTKGPQGRTLPPEGGDRNAKVQKLAALEREAQRLQRLLGLEVTKTTQSTVTADQLPDSNKGGLVRTVESRASRDIGCQTVNAEQCSTSVSGLTAGLENRSKKEKTEDQSKTTVSDGEACDDLSPVQQSLHDIRHNVVVLLTALLPQLDLAGISVETADVDNILQQIIEVNSLQE